One window from the genome of Paraneptunicella aestuarii encodes:
- a CDS encoding LysE family translocator → MSFELWVTFTLATLVILMIPGPTIILVVSKAMQNGYRSVMPLVAGVVLGDFVAMTLSLLGLGAIMATSATLFLVFKWLGALYLLYLGYKLWKTPIEVNPDVVSKNNESSFKLFQHSFWVTMLNPKSIAFFVAFLPQFIQPEHPAITQVIVLGGTFLALSIVSAGLYGLFAGKLATKIKRAGVRRWFNRIGASSLIGAGVLTATMQRTA, encoded by the coding sequence ATGAGTTTTGAGCTTTGGGTGACGTTTACACTGGCGACCTTGGTGATTCTGATGATTCCAGGGCCAACTATTATTTTGGTTGTCAGTAAGGCAATGCAGAATGGCTATCGTTCGGTAATGCCTTTGGTTGCCGGTGTGGTACTTGGTGATTTTGTTGCAATGACGCTATCACTACTTGGGCTAGGCGCTATCATGGCAACGTCAGCCACATTATTTTTAGTTTTCAAATGGTTGGGTGCTTTGTACCTGTTGTATTTAGGCTACAAATTATGGAAGACTCCCATTGAAGTAAACCCGGATGTTGTGAGCAAGAATAATGAATCTTCTTTTAAATTATTCCAGCATTCGTTTTGGGTCACTATGTTAAACCCCAAGAGCATCGCGTTCTTCGTGGCCTTTCTACCTCAATTTATACAGCCAGAGCATCCGGCCATTACACAAGTTATAGTGTTGGGCGGAACGTTTTTGGCACTGTCTATCGTTAGTGCGGGATTATATGGATTATTTGCCGGTAAACTGGCGACTAAAATTAAGCGAGCTGGTGTTCGACGCTGGTTTAACCGAATCGGCGCTTCTTCATTGATTGGCGCTGGAGTATTAACAGCAACAATGCAGCGCACTGCTTAG
- the ubiK gene encoding ubiquinone biosynthesis accessory factor UbiK encodes MLEPKKLEELAKQVADSIPPGVKTMAEGVESKVKQVLQSQLSRLDFVSREEFDVQTMVLQRTREKLEALEARVEELEKQVNQPKA; translated from the coding sequence ATGTTGGAACCAAAAAAATTGGAAGAACTGGCGAAACAGGTAGCAGATAGCATTCCTCCGGGCGTTAAAACAATGGCTGAAGGCGTGGAAAGCAAGGTCAAACAAGTTTTACAGTCACAACTAAGCCGTTTGGATTTTGTTAGCCGCGAAGAGTTCGATGTTCAAACCATGGTTTTGCAACGCACCCGAGAGAAACTGGAAGCTTTGGAAGCGCGTGTAGAAGAGTTAGAAAAACAGGTTAACCAGCCTAAAGCCTAA
- the ilvA gene encoding threonine ammonia-lyase, biosynthetic — protein sequence MSNVTEFEYLQKILRSPVYDVAVNSDFVKLNRFSESMGNEVWLKREDQQPVKSFKLRGAYNRISQLSQAQLDAGVVAASAGNHAQGVAYSAARKGIKATIVMPETTPDIKVEAVRNFGGDNVKIVLFGSNFDAANAKAYELAKEQGLTMIPPFDNDDVIAGQGTIGKEILEKNPDLDILFIAVGGGGLAAGIATYVKAIRPDIKVVAVEAEDSACLKAALEAGQPVDLPSVGIFADGVAVKRIGEEPFRLCQQYVDEVITVNSDEICAAIKDIFDDTRVIAEPAGALSIAAIRKYVRENDIKGKKLAGILCGANINFHTLRYVSERCELGEQKEAVFAVKIPEQKGSFKKFCKILGGRSITEFNYRFASDRNAHVFVGIKLREGLSEFKQLTDALEANGYQWFDLSNNEIAKLHVRYMVGGRPPTLLNEHIYSFEFPESPGALLRFLETLGDRWNITLFHYRNHGAAQGLVLAGFDIPDLDQQEFNQYLEKLSGYLYQEQTDNPAYKFFLSDLNGVF from the coding sequence ATGAGCAATGTAACCGAGTTTGAATATTTACAGAAAATCCTCAGGTCGCCGGTATACGATGTCGCTGTGAATAGCGACTTCGTAAAGCTAAACCGATTTTCGGAAAGCATGGGCAATGAGGTGTGGCTGAAACGTGAAGATCAGCAGCCCGTTAAATCATTCAAATTACGTGGAGCCTACAATCGAATTAGTCAGCTATCGCAAGCTCAGTTAGATGCTGGAGTCGTTGCAGCTTCTGCGGGTAATCATGCTCAAGGCGTTGCTTATTCCGCAGCTCGCAAAGGCATTAAGGCGACTATCGTGATGCCGGAAACCACGCCGGATATTAAGGTGGAAGCGGTTCGAAATTTTGGTGGTGATAACGTCAAAATCGTCCTGTTTGGCAGTAACTTTGATGCTGCCAATGCCAAGGCTTATGAGCTGGCCAAAGAGCAAGGACTGACCATGATCCCGCCTTTTGATAATGACGATGTTATTGCGGGACAAGGCACGATTGGTAAAGAGATTCTGGAGAAAAACCCGGATCTGGATATTTTATTTATTGCCGTTGGTGGTGGTGGTTTGGCCGCTGGCATTGCCACCTATGTCAAAGCCATTCGTCCTGATATTAAAGTGGTTGCTGTGGAAGCCGAAGATTCGGCTTGCCTGAAAGCCGCGTTGGAAGCCGGGCAGCCTGTTGATTTGCCTTCGGTTGGTATTTTCGCTGATGGTGTTGCGGTAAAACGCATAGGTGAAGAGCCTTTTCGACTTTGTCAGCAGTACGTTGACGAAGTGATTACAGTGAATTCCGATGAGATTTGCGCAGCGATTAAAGACATTTTCGATGACACCCGTGTGATAGCTGAACCTGCGGGAGCCTTGTCGATAGCTGCTATTCGCAAATATGTACGTGAAAACGACATCAAAGGGAAAAAGCTGGCGGGGATTTTGTGTGGTGCCAATATCAACTTCCACACATTGCGCTATGTATCAGAGCGTTGTGAATTAGGTGAGCAAAAAGAAGCGGTTTTTGCGGTGAAGATCCCGGAGCAAAAAGGCTCGTTCAAAAAGTTCTGCAAAATTTTGGGTGGTCGTTCCATTACCGAGTTTAATTATCGTTTTGCCAGTGATCGTAATGCGCACGTGTTTGTGGGCATTAAGTTACGAGAAGGGCTCAGTGAATTTAAACAATTAACTGACGCTTTGGAAGCGAACGGTTATCAGTGGTTTGACTTGTCCAATAATGAAATTGCCAAACTGCACGTAAGATATATGGTTGGTGGGCGCCCGCCAACATTGTTGAATGAACATATCTATTCCTTTGAGTTTCCAGAATCACCCGGTGCGTTATTGCGCTTTTTGGAAACCTTGGGCGATCGTTGGAATATCACACTATTTCATTATCGGAATCATGGTGCGGCACAAGGATTGGTATTGGCGGGGTTTGATATTCCGGACTTAGATCAGCAAGAATTTAATCAGTATTTGGAAAAATTATCGGGATATCTCTATCAGGAGCAGACAGATAACCCTGCGTATAAATTCTTCTTATCTGATTTAAACGGTGTGTTTTAA
- the rep gene encoding DNA helicase Rep, translating to MKLNPKQNEAVNYISGPCLVLAGAGSGKTRVITNKIAHLVQNCDVPARTIVAVTFTNKAAREMKERVAATMGKKEARGLKVSTFHTLGLNIIKKEVKSLGLKAGFSLFDDRDSVDLIKDLAGDEFGDDKDQISILQSTISNWKNDLLLPQHVINQTRDPQQQLYASIYEKYQQHLRSYNALDFDDLILMPTLLFKTNEEVRQRWQNRIRYILVDEYQDTNTSQYELIRLLVGERARFTVVGDDDQSIYSWRGARPQNLALLKEHYPSLRLIKLEQNYRSSGRILHCANILIENNPHVFDKKLFSELGYGEQLRVLECKSEEHEVERVVAELLAHKFMNGSSYGDYAILYRGNHQSRTFEKALTQNKIPYKISGGMSFFGRTEVKDIMAYLRLLVNQDDDTALLRVINTPSRGIGRVTLEKIGGLAHHLECSMFEAALSDHINHVLSGKALDAVKEFGRWMVELSDNAQRGDTVAAIRDLIKTSRYEEWLYETSSSPKAAEMAMANISTLFGWVNGMLEGSDLDPPMTLQEVVNRLMLRDMMEKGESEEDVEAVQLMTLHASKGLEFPYVFMVGMEEGLLPHQASIDEDNIEEERRLAYVGITRAQRELYFSFAKERRQYGELIRTEPSRFLYELPQDDLSWEQKRKKDSKEVRQKKAEIGIANLRNILKD from the coding sequence ATGAAACTTAATCCCAAACAGAACGAAGCTGTGAATTACATTTCTGGGCCATGCTTGGTATTGGCGGGCGCGGGGAGTGGTAAAACGCGTGTTATCACTAACAAAATTGCCCATCTTGTACAAAATTGTGATGTTCCTGCTCGCACTATTGTGGCTGTAACCTTTACCAATAAAGCTGCGCGTGAAATGAAAGAACGTGTTGCCGCTACCATGGGTAAGAAGGAAGCGCGTGGACTAAAAGTTTCTACCTTTCATACCTTGGGTTTGAACATCATCAAAAAAGAAGTGAAATCCTTGGGCTTGAAAGCCGGTTTTTCGTTATTCGATGATAGGGACAGCGTTGATCTGATTAAGGATCTCGCTGGAGATGAATTTGGTGACGATAAAGATCAGATTTCTATTCTGCAAAGCACAATTTCTAATTGGAAAAACGATCTGTTACTGCCTCAGCATGTCATTAATCAAACGCGAGATCCTCAGCAGCAGCTCTATGCCAGTATCTATGAAAAATATCAGCAGCATTTGAGATCTTATAATGCACTGGATTTTGATGATCTGATTTTAATGCCCACATTGTTGTTTAAAACCAATGAAGAAGTCAGGCAGCGTTGGCAGAATCGAATTCGCTATATTCTGGTAGACGAATATCAGGATACTAATACCAGTCAGTATGAGCTTATCCGTTTACTTGTGGGTGAAAGAGCGCGTTTTACCGTGGTTGGCGATGATGATCAGTCTATCTATTCCTGGCGTGGCGCTCGTCCGCAAAACCTGGCTTTGTTAAAAGAACACTACCCATCATTACGTTTGATTAAGTTAGAGCAGAATTACCGTTCTTCCGGGCGAATCCTGCACTGTGCCAATATTCTGATTGAAAACAATCCCCACGTTTTTGATAAGAAGCTTTTCTCTGAACTGGGTTACGGTGAGCAACTTCGAGTGCTGGAATGTAAATCGGAAGAGCACGAAGTTGAGCGAGTGGTCGCAGAATTGCTGGCGCATAAGTTCATGAACGGTAGTAGCTACGGAGATTATGCGATTCTTTATCGTGGTAATCACCAATCTCGCACCTTTGAAAAAGCGCTGACGCAAAACAAGATCCCGTACAAAATCAGCGGTGGCATGTCATTCTTCGGGCGTACCGAAGTGAAAGACATCATGGCTTATTTGCGATTGTTGGTGAATCAGGATGACGATACCGCCTTGTTACGTGTGATTAATACCCCTAGTCGCGGTATTGGGCGTGTGACATTAGAGAAAATCGGCGGATTAGCGCACCACTTGGAATGCTCCATGTTTGAAGCGGCATTGTCAGATCATATTAACCATGTGCTGAGTGGAAAAGCGCTAGATGCGGTCAAGGAATTTGGGCGTTGGATGGTTGAGCTTTCTGATAATGCTCAGCGAGGGGATACTGTTGCCGCTATTCGTGATTTGATTAAAACCAGCCGTTACGAAGAATGGCTGTACGAGACAAGTAGTAGCCCGAAAGCGGCTGAAATGGCGATGGCAAACATCAGTACGCTGTTTGGCTGGGTCAATGGCATGTTGGAAGGCAGCGATTTAGATCCGCCCATGACCTTGCAAGAAGTCGTCAACCGCTTGATGTTACGCGACATGATGGAAAAAGGGGAAAGTGAAGAGGATGTTGAAGCCGTGCAATTGATGACCTTGCATGCTTCAAAGGGGCTGGAATTCCCTTATGTTTTCATGGTGGGTATGGAAGAAGGCTTGCTTCCGCATCAAGCCAGTATCGATGAAGACAATATCGAAGAAGAGCGTCGCTTAGCCTATGTCGGTATTACCCGGGCACAACGAGAATTGTATTTCAGTTTCGCCAAAGAACGCCGCCAGTATGGAGAATTGATCCGTACTGAACCAAGTCGTTTCCTGTATGAATTACCTCAAGATGATTTGTCCTGGGAGCAGAAGCGTAAAAAGGACAGTAAGGAAGTGCGACAGAAGAAGGCTGAAATCGGGATCGCTAATCTTAGGAATATTTTGAAAGATTAG